A window of Citrus sinensis cultivar Valencia sweet orange chromosome 7, DVS_A1.0, whole genome shotgun sequence contains these coding sequences:
- the LOC102629794 gene encoding uncharacterized protein LOC102629794 has protein sequence MADWNDKSVKLGDYKIFLILLSHMLITSVDGRGVDQFMKNRELPMHEGTSDDGDVIDCVDIRKQPAFNHPLLKNHTVQIKPHAQSRGIDEAENNPNMLFQSWHKNGECPEGTVPLLRRTQNFNHSRRSYPAFLHKKVAQLNDVNNPSNHEYAQVSAVDGNYYGARATINVWNPLTNFGELSIAQIWVLAGDGNKLNSLETGWTVNNGEKKTRLFIYWTSDGYQSTGCYNLDCPGFVQTNKNIALGGSIEPVSKYGGEQRDISIVIHKERSNSYSHSHFNNNDGNWWLQVQDQLVGYWPSSIFTHLAGTSDAISWGGEIVNNQPNGHHTSTQMGSGHFPNEAYGKASYFTKLGHFDEGSNVKDPENLEPFVTRPPCYDLRTGKDNKFGVFFYFGGPGYSTNCQ, from the exons ATGGCTGATTGGAATGATAAGAGTGTCAAACTTGGAGactacaaaattttcttaatactACTTTCTCACATGTTGATAACATCTGTTGATGGAAGAGGAGTTGATCAATTCATGAAAAATAGAGAGTTGCCCATGCATGAGGGAACA AGTGACGATGGTGATGTGATTGACTGTGTGGACATAAGAAAACAACCTGCTTTTAATCACCCACTGCTGAAAAATCACACCGTACAG ATAAAACCCCATGCACAATCAAGAGGAATCGATGAAGCAGAAAACAATCCGAATATGCTCTTTCAAAGTTGGCATAAGAATGGCGAATGCCCCGAAGGAACTGTCCCACTACTGAGAAGAACACAGAATTTTAATCATAGTCGACGCAGCTACCCAGCATTTTTGCACAAGAAAGTAGCACAGCTAAACGATGTCAATAATCCCTCTAATCATGAG TATGCACAAGTTTCTGCAGTTGATGGGAATTACTATGGTGCTCGTGCTACAATCAACGTTTGGAACCCTCTAACAAATTTCGGAGAACTCAGCATCGCTCAAATTTGGGTTTTGGCCGGCGATGGAAATAAGTTGAATTCTTTAGAGACTGGATGGACG GTTAACAATGGCgagaagaaaacaagattGTTCATATATTGGACT AGTGATGGCTACCAAAGCACAGGTTGCTACAATCTTGATTGCCCTGGTTTTgtgcaaacaaacaaaaatatagcCCTCGGTGGGTCTATAGAACCTGTTTCGAAGTATGGTGGGGAGCAACGTGACATATCCATTGTCATACATAAGGAACGTAGTAACAgttattctcattctcat ttcaataataatgatggAAATTGGTGGCTGCAAGTGCAAGACCAGTTAGTAGGGTATTGGCCAAGCTCCATCTTTACACATTTAGCCGGCACTTCTGATGCTATATCTTGGGGAGGAGAGATAGTCAATAACCAACCTAATGGTCATCACACTTCAACTCAAATGGGAAGTGGCCATTTTCCTAATGAAGCCTACGGGAAAGCTAGTTATTTCACAAAACTTGGACACTTTGATGAAGGTAGCAATGTCAAAGATCCTGAAAATCTTGAACCTTTTGTGACAAGACCCCCCTGCTACGATTTACGTACAGGAAAAGATAACAAGTTTGGcgtcttcttttattttggagGTCCTGGATATTCAACAAATTGCCAATGA
- the LOC127903746 gene encoding uncharacterized protein LOC127903746, giving the protein MADWNDKSIKLGDYKFFLILLSHMLITFVDGRGVDQFMKKRELPMHEGTVKTIESEDGDVIDCVDIRKQPAFNHPLLKNHTVQIKPHAQSRGIDEAENNPNMLFQSWHKNGECPEGTVPLLRRTQNFNHSRRSYPAFLHKKVAQLNDVNNPSNHEYAQVSAVDGNYYGARATINVWNPLTNFGELSIAQIWVLAGDGNELNSLEAGWTVNNGEKKTRLFIYWTSDGYQSTGCYNLDCPGFVQTNKNIALGGSIEPVSKYGGEQRDISIVIHKARSNSYSHSHFNNNDGNWWLQVQDQLVGYWPSSIFTHLAGTSDAISWGGEIVNNQPNGHHTSTQMGSGHFPNEAYGKASFFTKLGYFDEGNNVKDPENLEPFVTRPPCYDLRTGKDNKFGVFFYFGGPGYSANCQ; this is encoded by the exons ATGGCTGATTGGAATGATAAGAGTATCAAACTTGGAGACtacaaatttttcttaatactGCTTTCTCACATGTTGATAACATTTGTTGATGGAAGAGGAGTTGATCAATTcatgaaaaaaagagagttgCCCATGCACGAGGGAACAGTCAAAACCATTGAG AGCGAAGATGGTGATGTGATTGACTGTGTGGACATAAGAAAACAACCTGCTTTTAATCACCCACTGCTGAAAAATCACACCGTACAG ATTAAACCCCATGCACAATCAAGAGGAATCGATGAAGCAGAAAACAATCCGAATATGCTCTTTCAAAGTTGGCATAAGAATGGCGAATGCCCCGAAGGAACTGTCCCCCTACTGAGAAGAACACAGAATTTTAATCATAGTCGACGCAGCTACCCAGCATTTTTGCACAAGAAAGTAGCACAGCTAAACGATGTCAATAATCCCTCTAATCATGAG TATGCACAAGTTTCTGCAGTTGATGGGAATTACTATGGTGCTCGTGCTACAATCAACGTTTGGAACCCTCTAACAAATTTCGGAGAACTCAGTATCGCTCAAATTTGGGTTTTGGCCGGCGATGGAAATGAGTTGAATTCTTTAGAGGCTGGATGGACG GTTAACAATGGCgagaagaaaacaagattGTTCATATATTGGACT AGTGATGGCTACCAAAGCACAGGTTGCTACAATCTTGATTGCCCTGGTTTTgtgcaaacaaacaaaaatatagcCCTCGGTGGGTCTATAGAACCTGTTTCGAAGTATGGTGGGGAGCAACGTGACATATCCATTGTCATACATAAGGCACGTAGTAACAgttattctcattctcat ttcaataataatgatggAAATTGGTGGCTGCAAGTGCAAGACCAGTTAGTAGGGTATTGGCCAAGCTCCATCTTTACACATTTAGCCGGCACTTCTGATGCTATATCTTGGGGAGGAGAGATAGTCAATAACCAACCTAATGGTCATCACACTTCAACTCAAATGGGAAGTGGCCATTTTCCTAATGAAGCCTACGGGAAAGCTAGTTTTTTCACAAAACTTGGATACTTTGATGAAGGTAACAATGTCAAAGATCCTGAAAATCTTGAACCTTTTGTGACAAGACCCCCCTGCTACGATTTACGTACAGGAAAAGATAACAAGTTTGGtgtcttcttttattttggagGTCCTGGATATTCAGCAAATTGCCAATGA
- the LOC127898651 gene encoding uncharacterized protein LOC127898651, with translation MLEFECRFKNIPKPAYFNRWINLRVPFSKVFGDVRCNLKEAVELAGIVWHGRVHCGLDDSINIARLLAVIMQRGFKFSITKFFMPPQAITQDSVMTWNRHHQFLVPQRMSTFQHTSRDPAEVEEFRYFLWSQKLQEGNSKARTKVRNLLFRMWELDA, from the coding sequence ATGCTGGAATTCGAATGCCGCTTCAAGAACATTCCAAAGCCTGCTTATTTCAACCGTTGGATCAACTTGAGGGTTCCATTCAGCAAGGTTTTTGGCGACGTGAGGTGCAATTTGAAAGAGGCTGTTGAGCTGGCTGGCATTGTTTGGCACGGCCGTGTTCACTGTGGCCTTGATGACTCCATAAATATTGCAAGATTACTTGCAGTCATCATGCAGAGGGGATTTAAATTCTCAATTACTAAATTCTTTATGCCGCCGCAAGCAATTACTCAGGATTCTGTGATGACGTGGAATCGTCATCATCAGTTTCTTGTGCCGCAGCGTATGTCCACTTTTCAGCATACTTCTCGTGATCCGGCAGAAGTTGAAGAATTTCGGTATTTTCTGTGGAGCCAAAAGCTTCAAGAAGGTAATTCGAAAGCCAGGACCAAAGTGCGGAATCTTCTTTTCCGGATGTGGGAACTGGACGCCTAA